From Methanobrevibacter sp., the proteins below share one genomic window:
- a CDS encoding Ig-like domain repeat protein gives MKYKKLMLVTLLLLAILTISAVSADENATADIEEISDAVEIDDEINDDVLGADDEDVISADGNGTFSFGTLARQFIWYPESEIYLNHDYIYIGPEYYVDEMGVNRTLVDKYGIDIGYNVTIHGNGHKFEAYNLARIFNIHSSNVVLKDIVFVNGKSDDEGGSILWIAKGGTLDNCTFINSNARTGGAVYVNGDGMTITSCKFDGCSANTGGAIYMNSTGAEVTYCKFEDTSANGPAGAIYWESDGGIVSGCKFINCSSGQGGGAAIKMMGADGIVTDCTFEKCRGGDGNGPIDWRGARGKVSNCKFKDTYSGRAGAIYWEGVNGTVNNCNFDNCSEDYYGTIFWNGENGNVTDCNFSKSHDGKSGAGARGAAIWWNGAKGIVTNSNFINCTSAAGGAINWEGANGTVNNSNFIRCYAGEAGAVRWPGDMGTLSNSTFISCYADNGGGAVFWPGDKGILSDSYFLNCSAKNGGAIFWNTGTNSNCTFINCSAKETGGAVHWLLSVGAVYDCTFFNCSANGDGGALYDQANLVYGSAYGNGVHVYNSNFINNSAYNGGAYKTADSKGNVIGCIFINNSASNDGGAIASVRDVIDCIFINNTANGRHSGAIDSPYDVINCSFYNCSAIEYGGAIKSADNVINSSFYNCSTNKNGGAIYEAKEVINSSFNDCYATESGAIHNPSSVINCTFDNCLSLNLAGALSCYKNRIVVNNSNFTNCLSVNGSAGAIYWSGELGVLSYSNLINCSSKESGGAIYWYGRDGIMRDSNFTNCSADYGGAIYSGSARDCIFYGNKATTEGNNWYSTSVPKLYLTVPNFSSTYGFGDALFFNATNADGIAVNDVIITVRVYKNDTLIGTYDVLTNENWTVGLDAGNYTAKMAIEHHAYVFNKAVTVALEIAKMPTDIAADPVITVYNADSYLVATIKDVKGNPVADMPMSVDLNGIHNVTSDENGQINISTKGLPSNVYSAVISFNGSSNYANSSAVVNVSVEKAASTVLASSVTTVYNGGKYLVVTLKDANGNPIEGAKISININGAKSATTDKNGQAKITTNGYAPKTYTAKIAFAGDDNYNASSATAKVTVKKATPKLTAKAKTFKSSVKTKKYTVTLKTNQNKVMKNTKVTIKVNKKTYTAKTNSKGVATFKITKLTKKGKYTATVKYAGSKYYNAKSVKVKITVK, from the coding sequence ATGAAATATAAAAAGCTGATGCTGGTGACACTTCTGTTACTGGCTATTTTAACAATTTCTGCCGTAAGTGCAGATGAAAACGCTACAGCAGATATTGAAGAAATAAGTGATGCTGTAGAAATCGATGATGAAATAAATGATGATGTTCTGGGTGCTGATGATGAGGATGTAATAAGTGCTGATGGAAACGGCACATTCTCATTCGGTACCCTGGCCCGTCAATTTATATGGTATCCTGAAAGTGAGATTTATCTCAATCACGATTATATTTATATTGGACCTGAATATTACGTAGACGAAATGGGAGTAAATAGGACTCTTGTAGATAAATACGGTATTGATATCGGTTATAATGTAACAATACACGGTAACGGACACAAGTTCGAAGCCTATAATCTAGCAAGGATTTTTAACATCCACAGTTCAAATGTGGTGCTGAAAGACATAGTATTTGTAAACGGTAAATCCGATGATGAAGGCGGTTCCATCCTGTGGATAGCTAAAGGTGGTACTTTAGATAACTGTACATTCATAAACTCCAATGCAAGGACAGGTGGTGCGGTTTACGTAAACGGTGATGGCATGACAATAACCAGCTGCAAGTTTGATGGATGCAGTGCAAACACTGGAGGTGCCATCTACATGAACAGTACTGGTGCCGAAGTAACTTACTGCAAGTTTGAAGACACAAGTGCAAATGGTCCTGCCGGTGCAATCTACTGGGAAAGTGATGGTGGAATAGTGTCAGGATGTAAGTTCATAAACTGCTCTTCCGGCCAAGGAGGCGGAGCGGCCATCAAAATGATGGGTGCAGATGGTATAGTAACTGACTGTACTTTTGAGAAATGCCGTGGCGGGGATGGTAATGGTCCTATTGACTGGCGTGGAGCCCGTGGAAAAGTGTCCAACTGTAAATTCAAAGATACTTATTCCGGAAGAGCAGGTGCAATCTATTGGGAAGGTGTTAACGGTACAGTAAACAACTGTAACTTTGATAACTGTTCTGAAGATTATTATGGTACTATTTTCTGGAATGGTGAAAACGGTAATGTAACTGATTGTAATTTTTCCAAATCTCATGATGGTAAATCTGGTGCGGGTGCAAGAGGTGCAGCCATTTGGTGGAATGGTGCAAAAGGTATTGTAACAAATTCTAATTTCATAAACTGTACTTCCGCTGCTGGTGGTGCTATTAACTGGGAAGGTGCTAACGGTACTGTAAATAACTCTAATTTCATAAGATGTTATGCTGGAGAAGCAGGTGCTGTTCGTTGGCCTGGTGATATGGGAACTCTTTCTAATTCTACTTTCATAAGCTGTTACGCTGATAATGGAGGGGGTGCTGTCTTCTGGCCGGGAGATAAAGGCATACTGTCTGATTCTTATTTCTTAAACTGTTCCGCTAAAAATGGAGGTGCTATTTTCTGGAATACTGGGACAAATTCAAATTGTACTTTCATAAACTGCTCTGCTAAGGAAACTGGAGGTGCTGTACATTGGCTGCTCAGTGTAGGTGCTGTCTACGACTGCACTTTCTTTAACTGCTCTGCTAATGGAGACGGTGGTGCATTATATGATCAGGCAAATCTAGTTTATGGGTCTGCATATGGTAATGGAGTTCATGTTTACAACTCCAATTTCATAAACAATTCCGCATACAATGGTGGCGCTTATAAGACCGCTGATTCTAAGGGTAATGTGATTGGATGTATATTCATCAACAATTCCGCCAGTAATGATGGGGGGGCTATTGCATCTGTCCGTGATGTGATTGATTGTATTTTCATCAATAACACTGCAAACGGAAGACACAGCGGTGCTATCGATTCCCCTTATGATGTAATCAACTGCAGTTTTTACAATTGTTCAGCCATTGAATATGGTGGGGCTATTAAATCAGCAGACAATGTAATCAATTCCAGTTTCTACAATTGTTCTACTAATAAAAACGGTGGAGCTATTTACGAGGCTAAAGAGGTTATTAATAGCAGCTTTAATGACTGTTATGCTACAGAAAGCGGAGCCATCCATAATCCTTCCAGCGTCATTAATTGTACTTTCGACAATTGTCTCTCTCTTAATTTAGCCGGTGCTTTAAGCTGTTATAAAAACAGGATTGTAGTGAATAATTCCAATTTCACAAATTGTTTATCTGTCAATGGAAGTGCAGGTGCTATATATTGGTCCGGTGAACTGGGAGTTCTTTCTTATTCCAATTTAATTAACTGTTCTTCTAAAGAAAGCGGAGGTGCAATTTACTGGTATGGTCGTGATGGAATCATGAGGGATTCTAATTTCACAAACTGTTCTGCAGATTATGGTGGAGCGATTTATTCTGGTTCTGCAAGAGATTGTATTTTCTACGGAAACAAAGCAACTACAGAAGGTAACAACTGGTATTCAACTTCAGTTCCTAAGCTTTATTTGACAGTTCCAAATTTCAGCTCTACATACGGCTTTGGTGATGCACTGTTCTTCAATGCAACAAATGCTGACGGAATTGCAGTAAATGACGTTATCATTACTGTCAGAGTATATAAAAACGATACTCTCATCGGTACTTATGATGTTTTGACTAACGAAAACTGGACTGTGGGACTTGATGCAGGTAACTACACAGCAAAAATGGCTATCGAACATCATGCATATGTCTTTAACAAAGCGGTTACAGTAGCACTTGAAATTGCTAAAATGCCAACAGACATTGCAGCGGATCCGGTCATAACCGTATACAATGCAGACAGCTACCTTGTAGCTACCATAAAAGATGTAAAAGGCAATCCTGTTGCTGATATGCCGATGTCTGTTGATTTAAATGGAATTCACAATGTAACTTCCGATGAAAACGGCCAGATTAACATTTCCACTAAAGGCCTGCCTTCAAACGTATATTCAGCTGTTATCAGCTTCAACGGCAGTTCCAACTATGCAAACTCATCTGCAGTTGTTAATGTATCTGTCGAAAAGGCAGCTTCTACTGTTTTAGCTTCTTCTGTAACTACAGTTTACAATGGTGGAAAATATCTTGTTGTAACCTTAAAAGATGCAAATGGAAATCCTATTGAAGGTGCAAAAATATCAATCAACATTAACGGCGCCAAATCTGCAACTACAGATAAAAACGGTCAGGCCAAAATAACAACTAATGGATATGCTCCAAAGACCTACACTGCAAAAATAGCATTTGCCGGAGATGACAACTACAACGCATCATCTGCAACCGCAAAAGTTACAGTCAAAAAGGCAACACCAAAACTGACTGCAAAGGCAAAAACATTCAAAAGCAGTGTTAAAACCAAAAAATACACAGTAACTTTAAAAACCAATCAAAATAAGGTCATGAAAAACACAAAAGTTACAATAAAAGTCAACAAGAAAACCTACACTGCTAAAACCAACAGCAAAGGAGTTGCAACCTTCAAAATCACCAAACTGACCAAAAAGGGCAAATACACTGCAACTGTAAAATATGCGGGAAGCAAATACTATAACGCAAAGTCTGTAAAAGTTAAAATAACTGTCAAGTAG
- a CDS encoding type II toxin-antitoxin system CcdA family antitoxin, with amino-acid sequence MTKQRINISIDSELLKKAKKHIPNLSAFIEECLKHYLGYAEGTIPVGNINEITDKIGKLNVELFLINQNYNAEESMKHVENEEKNKAWRFLWNDFRPRLIPDETLLKKAVEQLGKNEEELEDILDWVYMTDIKVDTNSWQDVLEKYEKYREDEF; translated from the coding sequence ATGACAAAACAAAGAATAAATATTTCAATAGATAGTGAGCTATTAAAAAAAGCAAAAAAACACATACCTAATCTATCTGCATTCATTGAAGAATGTTTAAAACATTACCTCGGTTATGCAGAAGGAACAATACCTGTAGGAAACATCAATGAAATTACAGATAAGATCGGTAAATTGAATGTAGAATTGTTTTTAATAAATCAAAACTACAATGCAGAAGAAAGTATGAAACACGTTGAAAATGAAGAAAAGAATAAAGCATGGAGATTCTTATGGAATGATTTCAGACCAAGATTAATTCCTGATGAAACCTTATTGAAAAAAGCAGTTGAACAATTAGGAAAAAATGAAGAAGAATTAGAAGATATTCTTGACTGGGTCTACATGACAGACATTAAGGTAGATACCAATTCCTGGCAGGATGTCTTAGAAAAATATGAGAAATACAGAGAAGATGAATTCTGA